One region of Anaeromyxobacter paludicola genomic DNA includes:
- a CDS encoding LPS-assembly protein LptD, which yields MSPSTRPPRRRSAAPILLAVALQALGGPALAAPPADAPGPVDVEAPEASFDQQTGRYSLTGGAVVRRGALTLRCERAGYDPETGEVDASGNVLLLEPGRALGASTAHLVLDGPFSATDVTGFLKPGTLDLSSARTLAEARDRGLNRFTLRGERASGEGDRFDVERGRFTLCDCGGDAPPSWEIRSSHADVIPGQRAILSWPVFYLTPRFLFVERPVPFFALPWFYLPLGDRQSGLLFPEFAMGGTVGYSLAEPIFVTLGESADVTFTPQWIWGIGDAAARAGTRGVKGGGGAIELRAVPAAGTDARLRLFYLDDTQRDYYGGTPSPAHGGRLDLAAQLDSRLGPRERLRLDAELFADPLHPADFTNDVFLRQNPYRRSALAFTERGDDLLLSAEAAYYQPFAGVGNNWFFPVDPASGIARPAYGGFGSRIPVFHRLPSLTATLLPVELRGPWTFSGTASLTRFAPIHGATGDEGASGVGPGDREWPARTSLDASQGDGRWETGERLAATRLAARGELRADYLLGRWLRLEPYLRATGLGYAFSEAKAAQANGWLAAGLVAETELSRRYGEGASARRHSIVPRLEWRAGTAPLGPALPAYAYDELDDAPPRPGEPLVTYAATPTQAALVLPVRTLTAMPYGGFNQLRASVRSRLVGPPGAFPFNAEVEAGQDVDLSRLARSETYGRLGLTIGPATASLLAKGYAFGAPKPDLAPGLTATSAPPSTWLDPFTAFAAGLTVADGRGEDVHVGLSSVGAGGSPQSAAGIEPLFDQRPYTQSTNTASAGARARYSGLSAAYEAWFNPTTIPETAICGAGKKTSTSPHVWQHQASLTWDSPCHCWKAAVVFAANECVGLDKPTYTFLFDFSQFFAQASALR from the coding sequence GTGAGCCCGAGCACCCGCCCTCCACGAAGGCGCTCCGCCGCCCCGATCCTGCTGGCCGTCGCCCTCCAGGCGCTCGGCGGTCCGGCGCTCGCCGCCCCGCCGGCCGACGCGCCCGGGCCCGTGGACGTCGAGGCCCCCGAGGCGAGCTTCGATCAGCAGACCGGCCGGTACTCCCTCACCGGCGGCGCCGTGGTCCGGCGCGGGGCGCTGACCCTCCGGTGCGAGCGCGCCGGCTACGACCCCGAGACCGGCGAGGTGGACGCCTCCGGGAACGTCCTCCTGCTCGAGCCGGGCCGGGCGCTCGGCGCGAGCACCGCCCACCTCGTGCTCGACGGCCCCTTCTCCGCGACCGACGTCACCGGCTTCCTCAAGCCCGGCACGCTCGACCTCTCCTCCGCCCGCACCCTCGCCGAGGCGCGGGATCGCGGCCTCAACCGCTTCACCCTCCGCGGGGAGCGCGCGAGCGGGGAGGGGGATCGCTTCGACGTGGAGCGCGGCCGCTTCACGCTCTGTGACTGCGGCGGCGACGCCCCGCCGTCCTGGGAGATCCGCTCCAGCCACGCCGACGTCATCCCGGGCCAGCGCGCCATCCTCTCCTGGCCGGTCTTCTACCTCACGCCCCGCTTCCTCTTCGTCGAGCGGCCCGTCCCGTTCTTCGCGCTCCCCTGGTTCTACCTGCCGCTCGGCGACCGGCAGAGCGGGCTCCTCTTCCCGGAGTTCGCCATGGGGGGCACCGTGGGCTACTCGCTCGCGGAGCCGATCTTCGTGACCCTGGGGGAGAGCGCCGACGTGACCTTCACGCCCCAGTGGATCTGGGGGATCGGGGACGCCGCCGCCCGCGCCGGCACGCGCGGCGTGAAGGGCGGCGGCGGCGCGATCGAGCTGCGCGCCGTGCCCGCCGCCGGCACCGACGCGCGGCTCCGGCTCTTCTACCTGGACGACACCCAGCGCGACTACTACGGCGGGACCCCCTCGCCGGCGCATGGGGGGCGCCTCGACCTGGCCGCGCAGCTCGACAGCCGGCTCGGGCCGCGCGAGCGGCTCCGGCTCGACGCCGAGCTCTTCGCCGACCCGCTCCACCCGGCCGACTTCACCAACGACGTCTTCCTCCGCCAGAACCCGTACCGCCGCTCGGCGCTCGCCTTCACCGAGCGCGGCGACGATCTCCTGCTCTCGGCCGAGGCGGCCTACTACCAGCCCTTCGCCGGGGTCGGTAACAACTGGTTCTTCCCGGTGGACCCGGCGAGCGGGATCGCCCGCCCGGCCTACGGCGGCTTCGGGAGCCGCATCCCGGTGTTCCACCGGCTGCCCTCCCTCACCGCCACCCTCCTGCCGGTCGAGCTGCGCGGTCCCTGGACCTTCTCGGGCACCGCCAGCCTGACGCGCTTCGCGCCCATCCACGGCGCGACGGGCGACGAGGGCGCGAGCGGCGTCGGGCCCGGCGATCGCGAGTGGCCGGCCCGGACCAGCCTCGACGCGTCGCAGGGCGACGGCCGCTGGGAGACCGGAGAGCGGCTCGCCGCGACCCGGCTCGCGGCCCGCGGGGAGCTGCGCGCCGACTACCTGCTCGGGCGCTGGCTGCGCCTCGAGCCCTACCTGCGCGCCACCGGGCTCGGCTACGCCTTCTCCGAGGCCAAGGCGGCGCAGGCCAACGGCTGGCTCGCGGCGGGGCTCGTGGCCGAGACCGAGCTCTCGCGCCGCTACGGGGAGGGTGCCTCGGCGCGCCGCCACTCCATCGTGCCGAGGCTCGAGTGGCGCGCCGGGACCGCGCCGCTCGGCCCGGCGCTCCCGGCCTACGCCTACGACGAGCTCGACGACGCGCCGCCCCGGCCGGGCGAGCCGCTCGTCACCTACGCCGCGACGCCGACCCAGGCCGCCCTCGTCCTGCCGGTCCGCACGCTCACCGCCATGCCCTACGGCGGCTTCAACCAGCTGCGCGCCTCGGTGCGGTCGCGGCTCGTCGGGCCGCCCGGCGCGTTCCCGTTCAACGCCGAGGTCGAGGCGGGGCAGGACGTGGACCTCTCGCGCCTGGCGCGCTCGGAGACCTACGGGCGCCTCGGGCTCACCATCGGCCCCGCCACCGCGAGCCTGCTCGCGAAGGGGTACGCCTTCGGCGCGCCGAAGCCCGACCTCGCGCCCGGGCTCACGGCGACCAGCGCGCCGCCCTCCACCTGGCTCGACCCGTTCACCGCCTTCGCGGCCGGCCTCACCGTGGCGGACGGGCGGGGCGAGGACGTCCACGTCGGGCTGAGCTCCGTCGGGGCCGGCGGGTCGCCGCAGTCGGCGGCCGGAATCGAGCCCCTCTTCGACCAGCGGCCCTACACGCAGTCCACCAACACCGCCAGCGCCGGCGCGCGGGCCAGGTACTCGGGGCTCTCGGCGGCCTACGAGGCCTGGTTCAACCCGACCACCATCCCCGAGACCGCCATCTGCGGCGCCGGCAAGAAGACCAGCACCTCGCCCCACGTCTGGCAGCACCAGGCGAGCCTGACCTGGGACTCGCCCTGCCACTGCTGGAAGGCGGCGGTGGTCTTCGCCGCCAACGAGTGCGTCGGGCTCGACAAGCCGACCTACACCTTCCTGTTCGACTTCTCGCAGTTCTTCGCCCAGGCGAGCGCGCTGCGCTGA
- a CDS encoding AMIN domain-containing protein gives MRLHPLALAAALSAAGVARAESQGLNAIRRIEVRESEGAVAIRVEGSRPPSFTTFALQSPARFVVDFAESRLDGAPRALGVEDGVVAAVSSAAYPERSSARVMISFARDTEPPRVRTEGNALLVEVTKPPAPKPLRVASAATPKETAVSAPAGAPPAAPAPAPAAKPALLASAAPVKEAPPAPAAAPARVAPAAVAAAATPAVDPAPVVAAAPVAAPPAVIAAAPAAPPTPVAPPVPVAAPAAVAAATPAAPVAAPAPAAPAPVLLAQAAPAATEAAPAAIVAPRLVSDEDLKKEAESRAERIRARVRAEEEAREHALAEERARKQADVEAARMAELARAEAARAELEEKERARLAEESAARARAESDRRVKAEQAARAEALARADAAAKAEAAAKVEAAAKAQAAARAQAAADAEATARAKAAADAAARSEALARAEAVAKVDAAAKAQAAAQVEAARAQAQAKAQAELAARASAEQAARAEAKAHADAAAAPVAPAPVRLAAAAAGPAPKARREPPARPQLVEEVGFRQLPEGSRVYVRTRGAPRFTVVDGGEKVVQLRFENAQLKSRSDVRLLDTSFFRSAVVAVAPKRQGASYVVEIRLREKVAYQQKIEGDLLAVDFAPPSAAPAAPVQKVSAPEPAPELPIPLGN, from the coding sequence ATGCGCCTTCACCCGCTCGCCCTCGCCGCCGCCCTGTCCGCTGCCGGAGTGGCGCGCGCCGAGAGCCAGGGACTCAACGCCATCCGCCGCATCGAGGTGCGCGAGTCCGAGGGCGCGGTGGCCATCCGGGTCGAGGGGTCCCGGCCGCCCAGCTTCACCACCTTCGCGCTGCAGTCGCCCGCCCGGTTCGTGGTGGACTTCGCCGAGTCCCGGCTCGACGGCGCACCGCGCGCGCTCGGCGTGGAGGACGGCGTGGTGGCCGCCGTGAGCAGCGCCGCCTACCCGGAGCGCTCCAGCGCCCGCGTGATGATCTCGTTCGCGCGCGACACCGAGCCGCCGCGGGTCCGGACGGAGGGGAACGCCCTCCTCGTCGAGGTGACGAAGCCGCCGGCGCCGAAGCCGCTGCGGGTCGCCTCGGCGGCGACGCCGAAGGAGACCGCCGTCTCCGCGCCGGCCGGTGCTCCCCCGGCCGCCCCGGCGCCGGCCCCCGCCGCGAAGCCGGCCCTCCTCGCGTCGGCGGCTCCCGTGAAGGAAGCCCCGCCGGCTCCGGCCGCGGCCCCTGCCCGGGTCGCGCCGGCTGCCGTGGCCGCCGCCGCCACTCCGGCGGTCGACCCGGCTCCGGTCGTCGCCGCGGCTCCGGTCGCTGCCCCGCCTGCGGTGATTGCAGCGGCTCCGGCCGCTCCGCCCACGCCGGTCGCCCCCCCGGTTCCGGTCGCTGCCCCGGCTGCGGTGGCTGCCGCGACTCCGGCGGCTCCGGTGGCTGCCCCTGCTCCAGCGGCTCCCGCCCCGGTCCTCCTCGCGCAGGCCGCGCCCGCGGCGACCGAGGCGGCTCCGGCCGCCATCGTCGCCCCCCGCCTCGTCAGCGACGAGGATCTGAAGAAGGAGGCGGAGTCCCGCGCCGAGCGGATCCGGGCCCGGGTCCGCGCCGAGGAGGAGGCCCGCGAGCACGCCCTCGCGGAGGAGCGCGCGCGCAAGCAGGCCGACGTCGAGGCGGCGCGCATGGCCGAGCTGGCGCGCGCGGAGGCCGCGCGAGCCGAGCTCGAGGAGAAGGAGCGGGCGCGCCTCGCCGAGGAGTCCGCCGCCCGCGCGCGGGCGGAGTCGGATCGCCGGGTCAAGGCCGAGCAGGCGGCCCGGGCGGAGGCGCTCGCCAGGGCGGACGCCGCTGCGAAGGCCGAGGCGGCCGCGAAGGTCGAAGCCGCCGCGAAGGCGCAGGCGGCCGCCAGGGCCCAGGCGGCTGCGGACGCCGAGGCCACCGCGAGGGCGAAGGCCGCTGCCGACGCGGCCGCGAGGTCGGAGGCCCTCGCCAGGGCGGAGGCCGTCGCCAAGGTCGACGCCGCGGCGAAGGCGCAGGCGGCCGCCCAGGTCGAGGCGGCCAGGGCCCAGGCCCAGGCCAAGGCCCAGGCCGAGCTCGCCGCGAGGGCGTCGGCCGAGCAGGCCGCGCGCGCCGAGGCGAAGGCCCACGCCGACGCCGCCGCGGCGCCGGTCGCGCCGGCCCCCGTCCGCCTCGCCGCCGCGGCGGCGGGGCCGGCGCCGAAGGCTCGCCGGGAACCCCCCGCGCGGCCCCAGCTGGTGGAGGAGGTCGGGTTCCGCCAGCTCCCGGAAGGCTCGCGCGTCTACGTCCGGACCCGCGGCGCGCCCCGCTTCACCGTGGTGGACGGCGGGGAGAAGGTGGTGCAGCTCCGCTTCGAGAACGCGCAGCTGAAGAGTCGCAGCGACGTGCGGCTCCTCGACACCTCCTTCTTCCGCTCGGCGGTGGTGGCGGTCGCCCCGAAGCGCCAGGGCGCGAGCTACGTGGTCGAGATCCGGCTTCGCGAGAAGGTGGCGTACCAGCAGAAGATCGAGGGCGATCTCCTCGCCGTCGACTTCGCGCCGCCGTCCGCGGCCCCCGCCGCGCCCGTCCAGAAGGTCTCCGCGCCGGAGCCGGCGCCGGAGCTGCCGATCCCGCTCGGGAACTAG
- a CDS encoding alpha/beta hydrolase, with protein sequence MRQPFFHPDAFGPPTPRIDEVDLRTLHRRSRYEVRTEDGWNLAVTRYQPIRQLFPQPIFGEPMLLVHGFSQNRHAWTCGEFVKHMLFYGADIHILELRGHGLSSVERQRERAREEGTALPADLDYGWDVDSYFLHDVPAAVRAVKRVTRREKIFYCGHSLGGMLGYGYAGMSDDLAGLVTVGAPCDPGKGFLPVRLLSFLGPPFEQLVDAALAAAWGQAALAFALRRSLRRAAAGLPMLGERLALLLGEQGEAPARRRFRYYPTDAALHLLERALTSPAAWEAWARVARHYAFIANPGRFTPREIRSILREGAEREPRGVVAQMARWFRRGELVCYRTRYDFKAHYDRITIPMAIIFGDLDPLAGIRSTRAIFAAARSEYLLWRPVKGNSHLELTMGRDIRQICFDVKNLVEYARKA encoded by the coding sequence GTGCGACAGCCCTTCTTCCACCCCGACGCCTTCGGCCCGCCGACCCCCCGCATCGACGAGGTGGACCTGCGGACGCTCCACCGCCGGAGCCGCTACGAGGTCCGGACGGAGGACGGCTGGAACCTCGCGGTGACCCGCTACCAGCCGATCCGCCAGCTCTTCCCGCAGCCGATCTTCGGCGAGCCGATGCTGCTCGTGCACGGCTTCTCGCAGAACCGGCACGCCTGGACCTGCGGCGAGTTCGTGAAGCACATGCTGTTCTACGGGGCGGACATCCACATCCTCGAGCTCCGCGGACACGGCCTCTCGTCGGTGGAGCGGCAGCGCGAGAGGGCGCGCGAGGAGGGGACGGCCCTGCCGGCGGACCTCGACTACGGCTGGGACGTGGACAGCTACTTCCTCCACGACGTGCCGGCCGCGGTGCGGGCGGTGAAGCGGGTCACGCGGCGCGAGAAGATCTTCTACTGCGGCCACTCGCTGGGGGGGATGCTCGGGTACGGGTACGCCGGGATGTCCGATGACCTCGCCGGGCTGGTCACGGTCGGCGCGCCGTGCGACCCCGGCAAGGGGTTCCTGCCGGTGCGGCTGCTCTCGTTCCTCGGCCCGCCGTTCGAGCAGCTCGTGGACGCCGCGCTGGCGGCCGCGTGGGGGCAGGCGGCGCTCGCCTTCGCCTTGCGCCGGAGCTTGCGCCGCGCCGCGGCCGGGCTCCCGATGCTGGGCGAGCGGCTCGCGCTCCTGCTCGGCGAGCAGGGGGAGGCGCCGGCCCGGCGGCGCTTCCGCTACTACCCGACCGACGCCGCGCTCCACCTCCTCGAGCGGGCCCTCACCTCTCCCGCCGCGTGGGAGGCCTGGGCCCGCGTGGCGCGCCACTACGCCTTCATCGCCAACCCGGGCCGCTTCACGCCGCGCGAGATCCGCTCGATCCTGCGCGAGGGGGCGGAGCGCGAGCCCCGCGGCGTGGTGGCGCAGATGGCGCGCTGGTTCCGGCGCGGCGAGCTCGTCTGCTACCGGACCCGGTACGACTTCAAGGCCCACTACGACCGGATCACCATCCCCATGGCGATCATCTTCGGCGACCTCGACCCGCTCGCCGGCATCCGCTCCACCCGCGCCATCTTCGCGGCGGCGCGCAGCGAGTACCTGCTCTGGCGGCCGGTGAAGGGGAACAGCCACCTGGAACTGACGATGGGGCGGGACATCCGGCAGATCTGCTTCGACGTGAAGAACCTCGTCGAGTACGCGCGCAAGGCTTGA
- a CDS encoding bifunctional folylpolyglutamate synthase/dihydrofolate synthase, with translation MDPRTYLSSLKPLAIRLGLGRMERAVAALGHPERAFPVLHVAGTNGKGSTCAMSAEALRRAGHLVGLYTSPHLVRFGERIQVDGQLISDEELGRAVAAVRAACPWHDAGSEDDRLTFFEFATLLAFVHFAERRVDVAVVEVGLGGRFDATNVVRPAVTAVSRIGLDHEELLGGTLSAIAGEKAGIFKPGVPAVVAAAQPPEAMARLRSEAASRGAPFHVAAEGWDGLVALRGPHQSGNAALAAAALRLLAAGGVAVPEEAITAGIATARWPGRLEEVGGVLLDGAHNPDGAAALAAALRALHPGRAVELVFGVLADKDHRRILAALAPLARGLHLVAPASPRARPPEDYATLARAFGPRVDVHASCREALDCARAAAADGALVCAAGSLYLVGEARQLLGG, from the coding sequence TTGGATCCCCGCACCTACCTCTCCTCGCTGAAGCCGCTCGCCATCCGGCTGGGGCTCGGCAGGATGGAGCGCGCCGTCGCGGCGCTCGGCCACCCCGAGCGCGCCTTCCCGGTCCTGCACGTGGCCGGCACCAACGGCAAGGGCAGCACCTGCGCCATGTCGGCCGAGGCGCTGCGCCGGGCCGGGCACCTCGTCGGCCTCTACACCTCGCCCCACCTCGTCCGCTTCGGCGAGCGGATCCAGGTGGACGGGCAGCTCATCTCGGACGAGGAGCTCGGGCGCGCCGTGGCGGCGGTCCGCGCCGCCTGCCCGTGGCACGACGCCGGGAGCGAGGACGACCGGCTCACCTTCTTCGAGTTCGCGACGCTGCTCGCCTTCGTGCACTTCGCCGAGCGGCGGGTGGACGTGGCGGTGGTCGAGGTCGGCCTCGGCGGCCGCTTCGACGCGACCAACGTGGTGCGGCCGGCGGTCACCGCCGTCTCGCGGATCGGCCTCGACCACGAGGAGCTCCTCGGGGGCACGCTCTCGGCGATCGCGGGGGAGAAGGCCGGCATCTTCAAGCCGGGGGTGCCGGCGGTGGTCGCGGCGGCCCAGCCCCCGGAGGCGATGGCGCGGCTCCGCTCCGAGGCCGCCTCGCGCGGCGCGCCGTTCCACGTCGCCGCCGAGGGCTGGGACGGGCTCGTCGCGCTGCGCGGCCCGCACCAGTCCGGGAACGCCGCGCTCGCCGCGGCGGCGCTCCGGCTCCTCGCGGCGGGCGGCGTGGCCGTGCCCGAGGAGGCGATCACGGCCGGCATCGCCACCGCCCGCTGGCCGGGGCGGCTGGAGGAGGTCGGCGGGGTCCTGCTCGACGGGGCCCACAACCCCGACGGCGCGGCCGCCCTCGCCGCCGCCCTGCGCGCGCTCCACCCCGGCCGTGCGGTCGAGCTCGTGTTCGGCGTGCTCGCCGACAAGGACCACCGCCGCATCCTGGCCGCGCTCGCGCCGCTGGCGCGGGGGCTCCACCTGGTCGCGCCGGCCTCGCCCCGCGCCCGCCCGCCGGAGGACTACGCGACGCTGGCGCGCGCCTTCGGCCCCCGCGTGGACGTGCACGCGAGCTGCCGCGAGGCGCTCGACTGCGCCCGGGCGGCGGCGGCCGACGGCGCCCTGGTGTGCGCGGCGGGCTCGCTCTACCTCGTGGGTGAGGCGCGCCAGCTGCTCGGCGGGTAG
- the accD gene encoding acetyl-CoA carboxylase, carboxyltransferase subunit beta: protein MAWFQKTANKVKAKTPPVPTKGEGLFHKCDACSEVVYKQEFEAHFNVCRSCGHHEALPVRRRLEMVLDPGSFEELDTELAPADPLGFSDAKKYKDRVRSTFKNTGLRDAFLSGVGAIDGTPVSIGTFAFEFMGGSMGSVVGEKVTRVFDRAYEMKAPAIVFSSTGGARMQEGIFSLMQMAKTSAALHRFRSVRKPYVSVMLHPTTGGVAASFAWLGDVVIAEPKALIGFAGPRVIEQTIREKLPEGFQRSEFLLEHGMIDAIVPRPELRQKLSQLLSLLG, encoded by the coding sequence ATGGCCTGGTTCCAGAAGACTGCCAACAAGGTGAAGGCGAAGACCCCCCCGGTGCCCACCAAGGGCGAGGGGCTCTTCCACAAGTGCGACGCCTGCAGCGAGGTGGTCTACAAGCAGGAGTTCGAGGCGCACTTCAACGTGTGCCGCAGCTGCGGCCACCACGAGGCGCTGCCGGTGCGGCGCCGGCTCGAGATGGTGCTCGACCCGGGCAGCTTCGAGGAGCTCGACACCGAGCTCGCGCCGGCCGACCCGCTCGGCTTCAGCGACGCCAAGAAGTACAAGGACCGGGTCAGGAGCACCTTCAAGAACACCGGCCTGCGCGACGCCTTCCTCTCCGGGGTGGGCGCCATCGACGGGACGCCGGTCTCGATCGGCACCTTCGCCTTCGAGTTCATGGGCGGCTCGATGGGCTCGGTGGTCGGCGAGAAGGTGACGCGGGTGTTCGACCGGGCCTACGAGATGAAGGCCCCGGCCATCGTGTTCAGCTCCACCGGCGGCGCCCGCATGCAGGAGGGCATCTTCTCCCTCATGCAGATGGCCAAGACCTCGGCGGCGCTCCACCGCTTCCGCTCGGTGCGCAAGCCGTACGTCTCGGTCATGCTCCACCCGACCACCGGCGGCGTGGCGGCCAGCTTCGCCTGGCTCGGCGACGTGGTGATCGCGGAGCCCAAGGCGCTCATCGGCTTCGCCGGCCCGCGCGTCATCGAGCAGACCATCCGCGAGAAGCTGCCCGAGGGGTTCCAGCGCAGCGAGTTCCTCCTCGAGCACGGCATGATCGACGCCATCGTCCCGCGCCCGGAGCTGCGCCAGAAGCTGTCCCAGCTCCTCTCCCTGCTCGGCTAG
- a CDS encoding MBL fold metallo-hydrolase: MIVDVLGASGGELPGHRTTSFLLDGVLAVDAGALTASLPLEALLRVEDVVLTHSHLDHVKDVPLLADLLTGRRDRPLRVHASTACAATLRDSVFNDRLWPDFTRIPSPDRPTVELRPFEPSRPFQVGRYRVEPVPVTHSVDCVGLIVSDGAAALAVSGDTGPTERFWERVSAAERLSALFVELSFPSALQWLADLSGHLTPRTLQAELRKISRPAVPVYLYHLKPAHQAELERELQTLGLDGVTILRAGDRLNL, translated from the coding sequence GTGATCGTGGACGTCCTCGGCGCGTCGGGCGGGGAGCTGCCCGGCCACCGGACCACCTCGTTCCTCCTGGACGGGGTGCTGGCCGTGGACGCGGGCGCGCTCACCGCGAGCCTGCCGCTCGAGGCGCTGCTCCGGGTCGAGGACGTGGTCCTCACCCACTCCCACCTCGACCACGTGAAGGACGTGCCGCTGCTCGCCGACCTGCTCACGGGGCGGCGCGATCGGCCGCTGCGGGTCCACGCCTCCACGGCCTGCGCGGCGACGCTGCGCGACAGCGTCTTCAACGACCGGCTCTGGCCCGACTTCACCCGCATCCCCAGCCCCGACCGGCCCACCGTCGAGCTCCGCCCGTTCGAGCCCTCCCGGCCGTTCCAGGTCGGGCGCTACCGGGTGGAGCCGGTGCCGGTCACGCACAGCGTGGACTGCGTCGGGCTCATCGTCTCGGACGGGGCGGCGGCGCTGGCGGTCTCCGGGGACACCGGCCCGACCGAGCGCTTCTGGGAGCGGGTGAGCGCGGCGGAGCGGCTCTCGGCGCTCTTCGTGGAGCTGAGCTTCCCGAGCGCGCTGCAGTGGCTGGCCGACCTCTCGGGCCACCTCACGCCGCGCACCCTGCAGGCGGAGCTGCGCAAGATCTCGCGCCCCGCCGTCCCGGTCTACCTCTACCACCTCAAGCCGGCCCATCAGGCCGAGCTCGAGCGCGAGCTCCAAACCCTCGGCCTCGACGGCGTGACGATCCTGCGCGCCGGCGACCGGCTCAACCTCTAG
- a CDS encoding Crp/Fnr family transcriptional regulator, translating into MSAVEEQLFQRFGREFPKGSILFREGEPGRDMFVIQSGKVHIAKTVGDVEKILTTLGGGEFFGEMSILNNRPRSATAVCAEDCRLIVIDPRTFETMIRSSAEIALRMIKKLATRLQAADDQIENLLLRDGSARVVHFLLKEAERGESAAGGRRVEVPPADLPARVGVEPATVDEVVGKLVKAQLAVAGPSGFTVPDLGRLAHFLEFLRMKAQFGDIA; encoded by the coding sequence ATGAGCGCCGTCGAAGAGCAGCTCTTCCAGAGGTTCGGCAGGGAGTTCCCCAAGGGCTCGATCCTCTTCCGCGAGGGCGAGCCCGGCCGCGACATGTTCGTCATCCAGTCCGGCAAGGTCCACATCGCGAAGACGGTCGGGGACGTGGAGAAGATCCTGACCACCCTCGGGGGCGGCGAGTTCTTCGGGGAGATGTCGATCCTGAACAACCGGCCCCGCTCGGCCACCGCCGTCTGCGCGGAGGACTGCCGGCTCATCGTCATCGATCCGCGCACCTTCGAGACCATGATCCGGTCCTCGGCCGAGATCGCGCTGCGGATGATCAAGAAGCTCGCCACCCGGCTGCAGGCGGCGGACGACCAGATCGAGAACCTGCTCCTGCGGGACGGCTCGGCCCGCGTGGTCCACTTCCTCCTCAAGGAGGCGGAGCGGGGCGAGAGCGCGGCGGGGGGCCGCCGGGTCGAGGTGCCGCCGGCCGACCTGCCGGCGCGGGTGGGGGTGGAGCCGGCCACGGTGGACGAGGTGGTCGGCAAGCTCGTGAAGGCGCAGCTCGCCGTGGCCGGACCGAGCGGCTTCACCGTCCCCGACCTCGGGCGCCTCGCCCACTTCCTCGAGTTCCTGCGGATGAAGGCGCAGTTCGGGGACATCGCGTGA
- the purM gene encoding phosphoribosylformylglycinamidine cyclo-ligase produces the protein MALTYRDAGVDIDEGDRLVELIKPHARPTLRPEVLAGIGGFGGLFALDVKKYKEPVLVSGTDGVGTKLKVAFAAARHDTIGIDLVAMCVNDIAVVGAEPLFFLDYFATGKLSAEQGALVVKGIAEGCRQAGCALIGGETAELPGFYERGEYDLAGFAVGCVERSRILDGRSVAPGDAVLGVASSGLHSNGYSLARRALLEAYPLDACPAELAGRSVADVLLEPTRIYAKQLLAVLDRVAVKSVGHITGGGLPGNVPRNLPDGTRAVLDERRWTRAPIFDLIERVGGVPHDEMLRTFNMGLGLTIVTAPADADAAIAALRAEGLEAWVVGGIEKGEGEATCEVVR, from the coding sequence ATGGCGCTCACCTATCGCGACGCAGGCGTGGACATCGACGAGGGCGACCGGCTGGTCGAGCTCATCAAGCCGCACGCCCGCCCCACCCTGCGCCCCGAGGTGCTGGCCGGCATCGGGGGGTTCGGCGGGCTCTTCGCCCTCGACGTGAAGAAGTACAAGGAGCCGGTGCTGGTCTCCGGCACCGACGGCGTCGGCACCAAGCTCAAGGTGGCCTTCGCCGCGGCGCGCCACGACACCATCGGCATCGACCTCGTCGCCATGTGCGTGAACGACATCGCCGTGGTGGGCGCCGAGCCGCTCTTCTTCCTCGACTACTTCGCGACCGGCAAGCTCTCCGCCGAGCAGGGCGCCCTGGTGGTGAAGGGCATCGCCGAGGGCTGCCGGCAGGCCGGCTGCGCCCTCATCGGCGGCGAGACCGCCGAGCTCCCCGGCTTCTACGAGCGCGGCGAGTACGACCTCGCCGGCTTCGCCGTCGGCTGCGTGGAGCGGTCGCGGATCCTCGACGGCCGCTCGGTCGCCCCCGGCGACGCGGTCCTCGGCGTGGCCTCCTCCGGCCTCCACTCGAACGGCTACTCGCTGGCGCGCCGGGCGCTGCTCGAGGCCTACCCGCTCGACGCCTGCCCGGCGGAGCTGGCCGGCCGCTCGGTGGCCGACGTCCTCCTCGAGCCGACCCGGATCTACGCGAAGCAGCTCCTGGCCGTGCTCGACCGGGTGGCGGTGAAGTCGGTGGGCCACATCACCGGCGGCGGGCTCCCCGGCAACGTGCCGCGCAACCTGCCCGACGGCACCCGGGCGGTGCTCGACGAGCGGCGCTGGACCCGGGCGCCCATCTTCGACCTCATCGAGCGCGTGGGCGGCGTGCCGCACGACGAGATGCTCCGGACCTTCAACATGGGGCTCGGGCTCACGATCGTGACCGCGCCCGCCGACGCGGACGCGGCCATCGCGGCGCTCCGGGCCGAGGGGCTGGAGGCCTGGGTGGTGGGCGGCATCGAGAAGGGCGAGGGCGAGGCCACCTGCGAGGTCGTGCGGTGA